The Planococcus versutus genome contains a region encoding:
- the xerC gene encoding tyrosine recombinase XerC — protein MEKEKMLESFMSYIQLEKNYSEHTVHHYSHDLKDFFLFLNTEGVLDIREVEYIHARNYMTKLYDAKLSRTTVSRKISAIRSFFRYGNREFGLDEAAFRSLFHPKKEERLPQFFYEEELAQLFKSVQGDDKLSIRNTALLELLYATGMRVSECVSIRLMDLDQTIQIVKVMGKGRKERYIPYGQFAQDALEHYLEEARPKLMKKQNHDYLFVNSRGETVTDRGIRHILSECMKKASINSSIYPHMIRHSFATHLINNGADIRTVQELLGHSHLSSTQVYTHVTKEHLRNTYLKSHPRA, from the coding sequence ATGGAAAAAGAAAAGATGCTTGAATCTTTTATGAGTTATATTCAATTGGAGAAAAATTATTCTGAGCATACTGTTCATCACTACAGTCACGATTTAAAGGATTTTTTTCTTTTTTTAAATACTGAAGGTGTGCTTGATATTAGAGAAGTCGAATATATACATGCTAGAAATTACATGACAAAATTGTACGATGCCAAACTATCCAGAACGACTGTTTCACGAAAAATATCTGCGATCCGTTCGTTTTTTCGTTATGGCAATCGTGAGTTTGGGTTAGATGAAGCGGCTTTTCGATCGTTATTTCATCCGAAAAAAGAAGAACGGCTTCCACAGTTTTTTTATGAAGAAGAACTTGCACAGCTGTTTAAATCAGTTCAAGGTGACGATAAATTATCAATTCGCAATACGGCATTACTGGAGTTGTTATATGCGACAGGCATGCGTGTAAGTGAATGTGTTTCGATTCGATTAATGGATTTAGACCAGACTATCCAAATTGTTAAAGTGATGGGGAAAGGCCGAAAAGAGCGTTATATTCCTTACGGCCAGTTTGCACAAGATGCGTTGGAACATTACCTCGAGGAAGCACGTCCTAAACTGATGAAGAAGCAAAACCATGATTATTTATTTGTTAATAGTCGCGGAGAAACTGTAACAGATCGTGGCATTCGTCATATCTTAAGTGAATGCATGAAGAAAGCGTCGATTAATTCTTCAATTTATCCGCATATGATTCGCCATTCTTTTGCGACGCACCTGATTAATAACGGAGCCGATATTCGAACAGTTCAAGAACTTCTTGGACATTCGCACCTGAGTTCTACGCAAGTATATACTCATGTTACAAAAGAACATTTACGAAACACTTATTTGAAATCACACCCGAGAGCTTAG
- the hslV gene encoding ATP-dependent protease subunit HslV, whose protein sequence is MQEFHATTIFAVRHNGQCAMSGDGQVTFGNAVVMKHTARKVRKLYNGQVLTGFAGSVADAFTLFEMFEGKLTEYNGNLQRAAVELAKQWRGDKMLRQLEAMLIIMNKDELLLVSGTGEVIEPDDGILAIGSGGNYALAAGRALKKYAGEHFTAVEIAKSALETAADICVYTNHQIVVEELS, encoded by the coding sequence ATGCAAGAATTTCATGCGACCACGATATTCGCCGTTCGTCACAACGGCCAATGTGCGATGTCTGGTGATGGTCAAGTTACATTTGGCAACGCAGTAGTTATGAAGCACACTGCACGAAAAGTACGCAAATTATATAATGGACAAGTGCTGACTGGATTTGCAGGATCAGTCGCAGATGCTTTTACATTGTTTGAAATGTTTGAAGGAAAATTAACAGAGTATAACGGCAACTTACAACGGGCAGCTGTGGAACTAGCAAAACAATGGCGTGGAGACAAAATGCTACGTCAATTAGAGGCTATGCTAATTATCATGAACAAAGATGAATTGCTTCTCGTGTCCGGTACGGGCGAGGTAATTGAACCAGATGATGGAATTTTAGCCATTGGATCGGGTGGCAACTATGCGTTAGCTGCTGGGCGTGCCTTGAAAAAATACGCTGGTGAACATTTTACAGCTGTGGAAATTGCGAAGTCAGCATTAGAAACGGCAGCGGATATTTGCGTCTACACCAATCATCAAATTGTAGTGGAGGAATTGTCCTAA
- the hslU gene encoding HslU--HslV peptidase ATPase subunit — MKSQTDLTPRQITDHLDHYIVGQKDAKRSIAIALRNRYRRSRLDEEMRGEVIPKNILMIGPTGVGKTEIARRIAKLTGAPFIKVEATKFTEVGYVGRDVESMVRDLVEASVRIVKEEKFEAVKFQAESAANERIVKLLVPSMRKKQSNQNPLEMLFGQKLEEEEEEPTAEVEVRVKRREIAIDLKAGKLEDEWITVEVVENSNSMFDALQGSGMEQMGANMQDAFSSLMPKKKKKRRLRVKEARRVLTTEEAAKLVDDEEIAMDAIDRAEQHGIIFIDEMDKIASKNGSSSVDVSREGVQRDILPIVEGSTVSTKYGAVKTDYMLFVAAGAFHMSKPSDLIPELQGRFPIRVELQKLEVADFVKILTEPKHSLLNQYKALLETEGIVVHFNDASIIRLAEIAYEVNQDTDNIGARRLHTILERLLEDLSFEASEISPAQIDITVKYVNEKLENVAKNKDLSQFIL; from the coding sequence ATGAAAAGTCAAACAGATTTAACGCCTAGACAAATTACTGATCACCTCGATCACTATATTGTTGGCCAAAAAGATGCTAAGCGTTCAATAGCAATTGCATTACGTAACCGCTACCGTAGAAGTCGATTAGACGAAGAAATGCGTGGAGAAGTTATTCCAAAAAATATTTTAATGATTGGACCTACAGGTGTAGGGAAAACAGAAATTGCGCGTCGAATTGCGAAATTGACAGGAGCGCCTTTTATAAAAGTAGAAGCTACTAAATTCACAGAAGTTGGTTATGTTGGCCGGGATGTTGAATCAATGGTTCGTGATCTAGTAGAGGCTTCTGTTCGAATCGTTAAAGAAGAGAAATTTGAAGCGGTCAAGTTCCAAGCAGAATCAGCGGCAAATGAGCGTATTGTTAAATTATTAGTACCATCTATGCGCAAAAAACAATCTAATCAAAATCCGTTGGAAATGCTATTCGGACAAAAACTCGAAGAAGAAGAAGAAGAGCCCACTGCTGAAGTAGAAGTTCGTGTGAAAAGAAGAGAAATTGCTATAGATTTAAAAGCAGGAAAACTTGAAGATGAATGGATAACAGTTGAAGTAGTTGAAAATTCGAATTCTATGTTTGATGCATTGCAAGGATCGGGAATGGAACAGATGGGTGCAAACATGCAAGATGCTTTTTCTTCGTTAATGCCGAAAAAAAAGAAAAAACGCAGATTGCGTGTAAAAGAAGCACGTCGTGTGTTAACAACAGAAGAAGCTGCTAAATTAGTAGATGATGAAGAAATAGCGATGGATGCGATTGATCGAGCTGAACAGCATGGCATTATTTTTATCGATGAAATGGACAAAATAGCCAGTAAAAATGGCTCTTCATCCGTTGATGTATCGCGAGAAGGAGTGCAACGCGATATTTTACCAATCGTCGAAGGGTCGACGGTCTCTACAAAATACGGCGCAGTCAAAACAGATTATATGTTGTTTGTTGCAGCAGGGGCTTTTCACATGTCGAAACCATCTGATTTGATTCCTGAATTACAAGGACGCTTTCCAATTCGAGTAGAATTACAAAAACTAGAAGTAGCCGATTTTGTGAAAATTTTGACAGAACCAAAACATTCTTTGTTAAATCAGTACAAAGCACTTCTCGAAACTGAAGGAATTGTGGTACACTTCAATGATGCCTCAATAATCAGACTTGCAGAAATTGCATATGAAGTAAATCAAGACACGGATAACATCGGTGCGCGCAGGTTACATACCATTCTTGAGCGCCTTTTGGAAGATTTGTCTTTCGAAGCATCCGAGATTTCTCCAGCACAAATTGATATAACGGTCAAATATGTGAATGAAAAACTTGAAAATGTGGCGAAAAACAAAGACTTGTCACAATTTATTCTGTAA
- the codY gene encoding GTP-sensing pleiotropic transcriptional regulator CodY, translating to MDLLGKTRRINSMLEAAGGKKVNFKDMAETLSEVIECNAFVVSRKGKVLGYAINQQIENDRMKGMLEDRQFPAEYMQKLSSITETTENIDVNSEHTIFPVEERELFKNGLTTIVPIKGGGERLGTLLLGRIEAEFHDDDLILGEYGATVVGMEILREKGDRIEEEARSKAVVQMAISSLSYSELEAIEHIFEELDGNEGLLVASKIADRVGITRSVIVNALRKLESAGVIESRSLGMKGTYIKVLNTKFLAELEQLKMN from the coding sequence ATGGATTTATTAGGAAAAACAAGACGAATTAACTCGATGCTAGAAGCAGCGGGCGGTAAGAAAGTGAATTTTAAAGATATGGCTGAAACGCTGAGCGAAGTTATTGAATGTAATGCGTTTGTAGTTAGCCGTAAAGGTAAAGTGTTGGGCTATGCAATTAATCAACAAATCGAGAATGATCGAATGAAAGGTATGCTCGAAGATCGCCAATTCCCAGCCGAGTATATGCAAAAACTTTCAAGCATCACAGAAACAACAGAAAATATTGATGTAAACAGCGAACACACAATTTTCCCTGTAGAAGAACGCGAATTGTTTAAAAACGGTTTGACAACGATCGTTCCGATTAAAGGAGGCGGCGAACGTCTTGGAACATTACTTCTTGGACGCATCGAAGCAGAATTCCATGACGACGATTTAATTCTTGGTGAATACGGCGCAACGGTAGTCGGGATGGAAATTCTTCGCGAAAAAGGCGACCGCATTGAAGAAGAAGCTCGTAGCAAAGCAGTTGTTCAAATGGCGATTTCTTCACTTTCATACAGTGAACTTGAAGCTATTGAACATATCTTTGAAGAGTTAGATGGCAACGAAGGATTACTAGTTGCTTCTAAAATTGCTGACCGCGTTGGTATTACACGATCAGTTATCGTAAATGCACTTCGCAAACTTGAAAGTGCTGGCGTTATCGAATCTCGTTCTCTAGGAATGAAAGGGACATACATTAAAGTATTGAACACGAAGTTTCTTGCAGAACTTGAGCAGTTAAAAATGAATTAA